gttgcagttcctgacacaagccagtgcgcctggcacctactaccataccccgttcaaaggcacttaaatcttttgtcttacccattcaccctctgaatgacacacacacacaatccatgtctcagggattaaaaatccttctttaacctggctcctccccttcatctacactgattgaagtggatttaacaagtgataagggctcatagctttcacctggattcacctggtcagtctctatgtcatggaaagagcaggtgttcttaatgttttgtacactcagtgtatgattCCCTGTCTGTGGTTGTGTAGGTGGACAACGTGAGGGGCGCTGTAGACGGGTTGGAGTCGGCACTGGGCACCATGCGGGCAGAGCAGGAGGTGGGGAGCCGGGCGGTGAGGAAGGGCGAGGCGGAGACACGGCGGTTGGAGGAGGCTCTTCAGAGGCTCCAGAACGAACTGCTGGTCGACCTGTCAGAAGGCATCAAGGAGGTGAAGGAGGCCAGAGAGCGGGACTTCTCTTCCCTGGAGAAGACGGTGGAGGAGCGCCTGGCTGAGTTGAGTGCCTCCATCGCGGCCAGCGTGACTGAGTTCACCGAGGCCCAGGGTGAGACTCAAAGTCAGCTGGCTGACCTCAAAGCCCGTCTGGACGACATGGAGGACCCGGAGCTGATCAGGCAGGAACTGTCTGCCATTGTCGACACCGTCGCCGTGCTCAGCACCACTAAGACGGCCACCGATGAGTCTGCCTATTCGCTGAGGGAGCAGATCGCCACGGTGGGGTCGGAGCTCCAGACCCGTAACCAGGAAATAGCCTCGATGTCGCAGGAAGTGGAGGCGGTGAGGTTGCTGGTGCAGGAGACGGCGGGGAGCCTGCGGCAGCAGGTGTCGGGGGCAGAGGCAGGCATCCAGGCATTGACAGATCAGGACCAGAGCCTGCAGAGCAGCCTGGAGCTGGCCACCGAAGCTCTACACAGTCTGGAGAAGGAACTGCGGGGGGAATCGGCCAGGGCTGAGCAGAGGTCCGACGGTCTGGAGGTCAGACTAAAAGTGGCGGAGGAGGGCGGAGACTCCCTGGCGGCATCGCTAACAGACCTGACTTCCAAGTTTGAGGCTTTTCTTGCCAAGTACGATTCCCACGAGAGCACGCTCGCCGCCCAGGGCACGGCAGCCGAGCAGGCCCGGGCCActctacagggagagctagagGAACTGAAGGGCACCATAGGGGAGCTCCAGTCCAACGTGGTCGCACTGAGTGACGCTCAGACCAATCTGGCTTCCAGGGACTCTAGCCTGGGGCAGCAGATAGAGGGGCTGGAGCAGCAGCTGGAAGCCCTGGGGGAAGTCTCCAAGTCAACCAGCCACCCCCCACCAGAGCTGGAGAAGCTGAAGAGCACCGTGGATGGCCTGGTGGGGAAAGCTGCCAAGCTGGAGAGCCATGAGAAGGCCATCGAAGCACTACAGGGGTCACTACAGAAGACCATTAGCTCATTGGAGGCCTTGGCCAAAGCCCCAGCCGAAGAGCAAGAAGGTGTAAGGGGAGCgtaggaagaagaggaggaggagggggggtagtGTTCAGGAGGGGTAGACTGGGTTGGGTCAATAAGAAATGGGAAACGTGGACTGCTGTGAATTTTAATACAACACTGCACTGTAGTTTGCtgtttgtttatttgtattttttctcatTTGAGTTTTTCCATTTAGTCAGATTCTGTTACGGGTGGTTTCACAAACCCAACTTGCAATATAAGCTCTTGTTCAGGAGCATGTTATGGTTTACTGATTGTGTTTTGTTACAAAAATTAAATTGGGCCACCACATTTCTGTGTAGACAAGGCTTTGAATTGATTTACATGTATATTATAAAACCTTCATCGTACATTGTATGGGGCTAACTCACTCCAACCGTCTCCGTGACAGATGCAAGGTAGCCATTTTGCACACCCCCACACTTCACCAATCTCACTG
This DNA window, taken from Salvelinus namaycush isolate Seneca chromosome 38, SaNama_1.0, whole genome shotgun sequence, encodes the following:
- the LOC120031929 gene encoding cytoskeleton-associated protein 4-like; its protein translation is MTARHRNKNNLSEKTASSTQDDVAKKSLKPSSNGSPSIQGSGSGSWVKVIAALCYIALVAAAGFAAIYLQQVLKEVHQISSRNEETVRKNAEVAHKVENVLQQVDNVRGAVDGLESALGTMRAEQEVGSRAVRKGEAETRRLEEALQRLQNELLVDLSEGIKEVKEARERDFSSLEKTVEERLAELSASIAASVTEFTEAQGETQSQLADLKARLDDMEDPELIRQELSAIVDTVAVLSTTKTATDESAYSLREQIATVGSELQTRNQEIASMSQEVEAVRLLVQETAGSLRQQVSGAEAGIQALTDQDQSLQSSLELATEALHSLEKELRGESARAEQRSDGLEVRLKVAEEGGDSLAASLTDLTSKFEAFLAKYDSHESTLAAQGTAAEQARATLQGELEELKGTIGELQSNVVALSDAQTNLASRDSSLGQQIEGLEQQLEALGEVSKSTSHPPPELEKLKSTVDGLVGKAAKLESHEKAIEALQGSLQKTISSLEALAKAPAEEQEGVRGA